One genomic region from Kineobactrum salinum encodes:
- a CDS encoding bile acid:sodium symporter family protein encodes MSEELITLVNTRIVPLGLMAIMFSLGLSLTLADFARLLRRPRATAVGLTGQLLVLPLIAWSLALLFALPPAMAVGLIILAACPGGVTSNAVVFAARGDVALSVTLTACASIITIVSTPLLIGLGLAWFYNDGQAPILDVGRTMRSLLQLTVIPVSCGMLLRRGSAPLADRLTVYLRPVSVLILALVIGFSVLISFDLLVENILVAGPVILLLNLLAMGSGLLLARRAHLRGDEALTLAIEIGVQNATMATFLSLSILNDWKLAIVPTLYGCIMLINASILVRLFRRHRTAVNAA; translated from the coding sequence ATGTCTGAAGAATTGATTACTCTTGTCAATACGCGCATCGTCCCGCTGGGACTGATGGCGATCATGTTCAGCCTGGGCCTGTCTCTCACGCTGGCCGACTTTGCCCGGCTGCTGCGCCGCCCCCGGGCCACCGCCGTGGGTTTGACCGGGCAATTGCTGGTACTGCCATTGATCGCCTGGAGCCTGGCGCTGCTGTTCGCGCTGCCGCCGGCAATGGCTGTGGGCCTGATTATCCTGGCGGCCTGCCCTGGCGGCGTGACCTCCAATGCAGTGGTGTTCGCGGCCCGCGGCGATGTCGCGCTGTCGGTCACCCTGACAGCCTGCGCCAGCATAATCACCATTGTCAGCACACCCTTGCTGATTGGGCTGGGTCTGGCCTGGTTCTACAACGATGGCCAGGCACCCATACTCGATGTCGGCAGAACCATGCGCAGCCTGTTGCAGCTGACGGTCATACCGGTCAGCTGCGGCATGTTGCTACGCCGGGGCAGCGCGCCCCTCGCGGACCGCCTCACCGTGTATCTACGTCCGGTCTCGGTACTGATACTGGCCCTGGTCATAGGCTTTTCCGTGCTGATCAGCTTCGATCTGTTGGTCGAGAACATCCTGGTCGCGGGTCCCGTCATCCTGCTCCTGAACCTGCTGGCCATGGGCTCGGGCCTGCTGCTCGCCAGGCGCGCCCACCTGCGCGGTGACGAGGCTCTGACGCTCGCCATCGAGATCGGGGTCCAGAATGCGACCATGGCCACCTTTCTCAGCCTGTCGATACTCAACGACTGGAAGCTGGCCATTGTGCCGACCCTCTACGGCTGCATCATGCTGATCAACGCGAGTATCCTGGTACGCCTGTTTCGCCGCCACCGGACAGCGGTAAACGCCGCCTGA
- a CDS encoding M48 family metalloprotease, translating to MSVLSRGGLIALILALTSLNLTGCSTNPVTGESEFSLVSPAQEISIGEQQYLPSRQSQGGDYQVDRELSEYVNRVGQRLAAVSDSDLPYEFSVLNNGVPNAWALPGGKIAINRGLLVELGSEAELAAVLGHEIVHAAARHGAQSVTRGTLLQGALVVGMIASADSEYSNLIVGGAQLGAQLISQSYGRDAEREADYYGIRYMLDAGYDPAAAVALQETFVRLSEGRSQAGWLEGLFASHPPHRSVWRTTADWFRSCCRKPRDATWKPAASATRKPSPS from the coding sequence ATGTCTGTATTGAGTCGCGGTGGCCTAATTGCCTTGATCCTGGCGTTGACCAGCCTGAACCTCACTGGCTGCAGTACCAACCCGGTGACCGGGGAGAGTGAATTTTCGCTGGTATCTCCAGCCCAGGAGATCAGTATCGGCGAACAGCAGTACCTGCCGTCCAGGCAGAGTCAGGGTGGCGATTATCAGGTGGATAGGGAGCTCTCTGAGTATGTGAACAGGGTAGGACAGCGACTGGCGGCGGTGAGCGATAGCGATTTGCCCTATGAGTTCAGTGTTCTCAATAACGGCGTGCCCAACGCCTGGGCGCTGCCCGGCGGCAAGATCGCGATCAACCGCGGGTTGTTGGTGGAGCTGGGTAGCGAGGCCGAGCTGGCTGCGGTGCTGGGTCATGAGATCGTGCACGCGGCGGCCCGCCATGGCGCCCAGTCAGTGACCCGCGGTACTTTGCTCCAGGGTGCGCTGGTGGTGGGGATGATCGCTTCTGCCGACAGCGAATATTCCAATCTGATTGTGGGCGGGGCCCAGCTCGGCGCACAGTTGATCAGTCAGAGCTATGGCCGCGACGCGGAGCGGGAGGCCGACTACTACGGCATCAGATACATGCTGGACGCGGGCTACGACCCCGCCGCGGCGGTGGCGCTGCAGGAAACCTTCGTCAGACTCTCCGAGGGGCGCAGTCAGGCGGGCTGGCTGGAAGGCCTGTTCGCCAGCCATCCCCCTCACAGGAGCGTGTGGAGAACAACCGCCGACTGGTTCAGGAGTTGCTGCCGCAAACCCAGGGACGCGACCTGGAAACCGGCCGCGAGCGCTACCAGGAAGCCATCTCCTTCCTGA
- a CDS encoding SRPBCC family protein, with the protein MTDKTKAVVGAVQLERVIDAPADRVWTLLRWENVAALAAGGFFASAEYEGLPNRPGAIRRLVFEGAPPLVERLETFDESNMHYTYRILEPGPMPVVTYVGAVGVVSLGESRCRVVLEARFEPVRGVGVDDFRALYRQNNTLLLNFLAGRVDA; encoded by the coding sequence ATGACTGACAAAACCAAGGCGGTAGTAGGTGCAGTGCAACTTGAGCGCGTTATTGACGCCCCCGCGGACCGGGTCTGGACCCTGCTGCGCTGGGAGAATGTAGCTGCCTTGGCGGCAGGGGGATTCTTCGCCAGCGCGGAATATGAAGGACTACCGAACCGGCCCGGTGCAATCCGGCGACTGGTCTTTGAGGGCGCACCGCCGCTGGTGGAACGGCTTGAGACATTCGACGAAAGTAACATGCACTATACCTACCGCATCTTGGAACCGGGACCAATGCCGGTCGTGACTTATGTGGGGGCGGTGGGAGTAGTCAGTCTGGGCGAGAGTCGTTGCAGGGTGGTGCTGGAGGCCCGCTTTGAACCCGTGCGGGGCGTGGGCGTCGATGACTTTCGTGCACTGTATCGCCAGAACAATACTCTGTTGCTGAATTTCCTGGCGGGTAGAGTGGATGCCTGA
- a CDS encoding PilZ domain-containing protein, giving the protein MASPHQHTAPAAKVISSLLQNRHEISVYAKEMPYSLSAQAVELTAETGHLVLSAEYAGQDIESYFKDGCLNLDIEALKGHDATERDVYSLSNIPVNFSKTGHVTYRLECELPQSVFVEESRGAVRIPFILGMHSRVSVEVYLHELSIEGRLRNLSVGGCLIDIAIEDSVALGVDQELPGVTIEFPNGESFHAEGRVRHLRPFGNHGYAAIGVEFINITSTQTSDLFHFTAEVEREAAFRAGINDKMTEHSPLFVAGAREKKLQQREELDGQIRNRQSKMERGVLEVAHQLQVALMYIKTRAMLPKELLYDCADSLLYLVYQDRKALLYALSFLREEPEWVRHAVQVAAQSADFLLMRNPHDGQVREITLGILLHTLGKPLLVSRELPSLRAHMSPEQKRMLKQHSTVLGEKLKALGFQPSPTCRDVLENANERLDGSGYPAGKRDADLSDVIRLISVVKAVNKLSHARNGVAPRAPLDVYRCIHEESTAYDRTVLVEFIQHYGLYPIGALARFSGGFLAWIMDVDGRGNPTKVHVVKNLKFMNENIHSTLTTVDFSQIGKLEGIVNPEDYGVRHIKI; this is encoded by the coding sequence ATGGCTTCCCCTCACCAGCACACTGCCCCCGCCGCCAAAGTGATCAGCAGCCTGCTGCAGAATCGCCATGAGATTTCAGTGTATGCCAAGGAGATGCCATACTCACTTTCTGCCCAAGCCGTCGAGCTGACTGCGGAAACCGGCCATCTGGTCCTCAGTGCGGAGTACGCCGGTCAGGACATCGAAAGTTACTTCAAAGATGGCTGCCTGAATCTGGACATCGAGGCACTGAAAGGACATGATGCAACCGAGCGCGATGTCTACAGCCTCAGCAACATACCGGTAAACTTTTCGAAAACGGGCCATGTCACCTATCGGCTGGAGTGCGAACTACCGCAGTCCGTGTTTGTTGAGGAAAGCCGGGGAGCGGTACGAATCCCCTTCATACTGGGTATGCACTCCCGGGTAAGCGTAGAGGTCTATCTTCACGAACTGAGTATTGAGGGGCGCTTGCGGAATCTGTCCGTTGGTGGTTGCCTGATTGATATTGCAATAGAGGACAGCGTTGCGCTGGGGGTTGACCAGGAACTGCCGGGGGTCACCATCGAGTTCCCCAATGGCGAGAGCTTCCACGCCGAGGGACGGGTCCGTCACCTGCGCCCCTTCGGCAATCACGGCTATGCCGCGATTGGTGTGGAATTCATCAACATCACTTCCACCCAGACCTCTGATCTGTTTCACTTCACCGCGGAAGTAGAACGCGAGGCCGCCTTTCGTGCGGGTATCAATGACAAGATGACCGAGCATTCTCCCCTGTTCGTTGCAGGTGCCCGGGAGAAAAAATTACAGCAGCGGGAAGAGCTGGATGGACAAATAAGGAACCGGCAATCGAAAATGGAACGGGGTGTCCTGGAGGTCGCGCACCAGTTGCAGGTGGCGCTCATGTATATCAAGACTCGCGCGATGTTGCCGAAGGAACTGCTGTACGATTGCGCGGATTCCCTGCTGTACCTGGTGTACCAGGACCGCAAGGCGCTGCTCTACGCGCTTTCCTTCCTGCGTGAAGAACCCGAGTGGGTGCGTCACGCGGTGCAGGTGGCGGCGCAGTCTGCCGATTTTTTGCTCATGCGCAACCCGCATGACGGTCAGGTGCGCGAGATCACCCTGGGAATACTCCTGCACACGCTCGGAAAGCCACTGCTGGTCAGTCGGGAACTGCCTTCCCTACGGGCTCACATGAGTCCCGAGCAAAAGCGCATGCTCAAGCAGCACAGCACGGTGCTGGGAGAGAAACTCAAGGCTCTCGGTTTCCAGCCCAGTCCCACCTGCCGGGATGTGCTGGAAAATGCCAACGAGCGGCTCGACGGGTCCGGGTATCCCGCAGGGAAACGTGATGCTGATCTGTCCGACGTCATACGCCTGATATCAGTTGTCAAGGCAGTCAACAAGCTCTCTCATGCGCGCAATGGAGTCGCTCCACGCGCGCCCCTGGATGTCTACCGTTGTATACACGAGGAATCGACAGCCTATGACAGGACCGTACTGGTGGAGTTCATCCAGCACTATGGTCTTTACCCGATCGGTGCACTTGCCCGGTTTTCAGGAGGATTCCTGGCCTGGATCATGGATGTCGATGGTCGAGGCAACCCGACCAAGGTTCATGTCGTGAAAAACCTGAAATTCATGAACGAGAACATCCACAGTACCCTGACCACTGTCGATTTCTCCCAGATCGGCAAGCTCGAGGGTATCGTAAACCCGGAAGATTATGGTGTACGACACATCAAGATCTGA
- a CDS encoding sensor domain-containing protein, translating into MSVNLPDLDWHSTFFHGSAPAAILDRALVIVACNRAYEEASGRSREEVLGHAFFELFPGASEEQRAPIQASCEYAWTHRRTHTVELVTKQQGESQRYWSVVNTPLLDVNGEVRYLLTQPTNITELTCFRNALNPDSLGMAMDSETEAAERPLGIQEVQQILSAQRRRLEQLFQQAPGFVCILTGPRHVYDMANDAYYQLVGHREILGYEVATVLPEVVPQGFLDKLNKVYDTGCPFMGRAIPIDLQRSPGDELETVFVDLMYQPIRDDTDRITGIFVQGHDVTETYRLSQEVAYQAAHDPLTGLANRRMLDGIGAEFERVGTHVLVYLDLDHFKIVNDRCGHHAGDELLCQVASILKKRTRQDDLLVRVGGDEFVLLLKDCTESVAQEIANQLRHAVQELIFVWNDRRYGITLSAGLAVFGSPDDTPISRALSLADSACFLAKEKGRNRIQISKPEDEDIRQQQADMDWASRIKEAIADNNVVLWGQKIVALDGSKDRLCVELLARLIDDAGQPIPPGAFIPAAERFGIVEQLDYHIVGMAFELIGSLSPTVTSPLLFVNLSGATLGSQDFVAAISRIASEYPGVSPSSICFEVTETSAITNLVRTAEAMQQLADAGFSFALDDFGSGMSSFGYLERLPVAYVKIDGEFIRNMGTHIAGEAIVEAVTKVARAMDIFSIAEYVEDMEQVPLLQSLGVNMGQGFGIHRPEPVNDLFSRE; encoded by the coding sequence ATGAGCGTAAATCTTCCAGACCTCGATTGGCATTCCACGTTTTTCCACGGTTCGGCGCCAGCGGCGATACTTGATCGAGCACTTGTCATTGTCGCCTGTAACCGGGCCTATGAGGAAGCAAGCGGCAGAAGCCGTGAGGAGGTGCTCGGGCACGCTTTCTTCGAGCTGTTTCCAGGGGCGAGCGAGGAGCAGCGAGCCCCCATTCAAGCGTCTTGTGAGTACGCCTGGACACACCGCAGGACCCACACCGTTGAGCTAGTTACCAAGCAGCAGGGCGAAAGCCAACGCTACTGGTCTGTGGTAAATACACCGTTGTTGGATGTGAACGGAGAGGTCCGGTACCTGTTGACCCAGCCCACCAATATCACCGAACTTACCTGCTTCCGAAATGCCCTGAATCCAGACTCATTGGGAATGGCGATGGACTCGGAGACGGAAGCCGCTGAGCGTCCTCTGGGGATTCAGGAGGTTCAACAGATACTGTCAGCGCAGCGGCGCCGGTTGGAGCAATTGTTTCAGCAGGCTCCGGGCTTCGTCTGCATATTGACCGGACCACGGCATGTATACGATATGGCCAACGACGCCTATTACCAGCTGGTCGGCCACCGCGAAATCCTTGGCTATGAGGTTGCGACAGTACTGCCGGAGGTAGTGCCCCAGGGGTTTCTCGACAAGCTGAACAAGGTCTACGACACCGGCTGTCCCTTCATGGGCAGGGCTATCCCGATCGATCTCCAGCGTTCCCCGGGAGACGAACTGGAGACGGTGTTTGTCGACCTTATGTACCAGCCCATTCGCGATGATACTGACCGAATCACGGGTATTTTTGTGCAGGGCCACGATGTCACCGAAACCTATCGGCTTTCCCAGGAAGTCGCCTACCAGGCAGCACACGATCCTCTCACCGGGCTGGCCAACCGCAGGATGCTGGATGGCATTGGTGCAGAATTTGAACGGGTCGGCACTCACGTCCTGGTATATCTGGATCTCGACCATTTCAAGATCGTCAACGACCGCTGCGGCCATCATGCGGGGGACGAGCTATTGTGTCAGGTCGCCAGTATTTTGAAGAAACGAACGCGTCAGGATGACCTGCTGGTCCGCGTGGGAGGAGATGAGTTTGTTCTGCTGCTGAAGGACTGTACGGAGTCTGTGGCGCAGGAAATCGCAAACCAGCTGCGTCACGCAGTTCAGGAGCTGATTTTCGTCTGGAACGATCGTCGCTACGGCATCACGCTCAGTGCAGGGCTGGCTGTTTTTGGTAGTCCTGATGACACGCCAATTTCCCGGGCGCTGAGTCTGGCGGATTCGGCCTGCTTCCTGGCGAAAGAGAAGGGCCGCAATCGGATTCAGATCAGCAAGCCGGAGGACGAGGATATCCGGCAGCAGCAGGCTGACATGGACTGGGCCTCGCGTATCAAAGAGGCCATTGCCGACAATAACGTAGTGCTATGGGGCCAGAAAATTGTGGCGCTTGACGGCAGCAAGGACCGGCTGTGTGTCGAGCTCCTGGCGCGCTTGATTGATGACGCAGGCCAGCCCATCCCGCCCGGCGCATTCATTCCGGCAGCCGAGCGCTTCGGAATCGTCGAGCAACTGGATTACCATATCGTCGGAATGGCATTCGAGTTGATTGGGTCGCTCTCCCCGACAGTCACGTCGCCGTTGCTGTTCGTTAACCTCTCAGGGGCGACTCTCGGTAGCCAGGATTTCGTCGCCGCTATCAGTCGCATTGCCAGTGAATACCCTGGGGTCTCCCCGAGCAGCATATGTTTCGAAGTGACCGAGACGTCCGCGATAACCAATCTGGTCCGTACCGCTGAAGCCATGCAGCAGCTTGCGGACGCCGGCTTTAGCTTTGCACTGGACGACTTCGGCAGTGGAATGTCGTCATTCGGCTATCTGGAGAGACTACCAGTCGCCTATGTGAAGATTGATGGCGAGTTCATCCGGAACATGGGCACCCACATAGCCGGCGAGGCCATCGTTGAAGCGGTGACCAAAGTGGCCAGGGCCATGGATATCTTCTCTATTGCGGAATATGTAGAGGACATGGAGCAGGTCCCCCTGCTGCAAAGCCTGGGAGTCAATATGGGCCAGGGTTTTGGCATACACCGGCCTGAACCGGTAAATGACCTCTTTTCGCGGGAATAG
- a CDS encoding TonB-dependent receptor, protein MKPYKQTMIALAIAGASTGSVAQDALEEVVVTASKRGASSVQDMPTNISAIGADALQKTHAMGFQDLSKFIAGLSAVDNGPGNQQIIIRGLSSSAGAAQVGTYFDEIPTTGAGGTNVAQTDLQLYDLERVEVLRGPQGTLYGSGSQGGTLRYITNKPQLSAVEGSLQADAGTRSRGAGEIYQLNGMLNVPVIDDRLALRAVGFHRDSDGYVDLPGLGISNSNSEETSGGRLMATLVLGERTTLTASGWYQKLDLDDQPLVTQDEDARDGLVRTPFSDELEMYNLTLDHELARGDITATVSHYNRKTFFSFDVSQFVPAPGSVNQNRDNELLSAELRYASRLQGPLQFIVGGFYQEREASNSSIGYFVDPATGLVPDSPTSFFDTRADSDLTNKALFGEITYTVSDRLELLAGVRAFEIETGSRANELQSPFGEPVGLQDPLSAESDDIIYKLQASYRFNEDILAYLVYSEGFREGGANPLNLNTEGGLPVPRGYQPDFVKNIELGWKTEWLDRQLRFNGAIYAMQWEDIQVGLLDQTQAFEYVANAGEADLLGIELESVLQPRALPGFSIRWNASYSEQTLAEDTPGYQAGDISAGRDGDKLPDTFPFSAGIIVQQQFTLAGYQAHVAFDASYTGKALTTFSRRSSDAREYGDYILAGARVGADIERWQTALYVTNIGDVREPVNWTVEALEGIPDRILTTQPRTVGVSVSYEF, encoded by the coding sequence ATGAAGCCCTACAAGCAAACAATGATTGCGCTGGCAATTGCCGGCGCCAGTACCGGCAGCGTCGCCCAGGATGCCCTGGAGGAAGTGGTGGTCACAGCGTCCAAGCGCGGCGCCAGCAGCGTCCAGGACATGCCTACCAATATCTCCGCGATAGGGGCCGACGCCCTGCAAAAAACCCATGCCATGGGCTTCCAGGACCTGTCGAAGTTTATCGCTGGCCTCAGCGCGGTGGACAATGGCCCCGGCAATCAGCAGATCATTATTCGCGGCTTGTCCTCGTCCGCCGGTGCCGCCCAGGTGGGCACCTACTTTGATGAAATCCCGACCACCGGCGCCGGCGGCACCAATGTGGCGCAAACCGACCTGCAACTGTACGATCTGGAACGGGTGGAAGTATTGCGAGGCCCGCAGGGCACACTCTATGGTAGCGGCTCCCAGGGCGGCACCCTGCGGTACATCACCAACAAGCCACAGCTGAGCGCGGTCGAGGGCTCGCTGCAGGCCGACGCAGGTACCCGTTCGCGCGGCGCAGGGGAGATCTATCAATTGAACGGGATGCTCAACGTGCCGGTTATCGACGACCGCCTTGCGTTGCGGGCAGTGGGCTTCCACCGCGATTCGGACGGCTACGTGGACCTGCCCGGGCTGGGAATCAGCAACAGCAATAGCGAAGAAACCAGCGGCGGCCGCCTGATGGCCACTCTGGTACTGGGGGAACGCACTACGCTCACCGCCTCCGGCTGGTATCAGAAGCTGGATCTCGATGACCAGCCGTTGGTCACGCAGGACGAAGATGCCCGTGACGGCCTCGTCAGGACTCCCTTCTCCGATGAGTTGGAGATGTACAACCTGACCCTGGATCACGAACTGGCCCGAGGCGATATCACCGCCACGGTGTCCCATTACAACCGGAAAACGTTTTTCTCATTCGATGTATCCCAGTTTGTCCCCGCACCGGGCAGCGTCAACCAGAACCGGGACAACGAACTGTTGAGCGCGGAGCTGCGATATGCGTCGCGGCTGCAGGGTCCGCTCCAGTTCATCGTCGGTGGCTTCTATCAGGAACGCGAGGCGAGCAACAGTTCCATCGGTTATTTTGTCGATCCCGCCACCGGGCTGGTGCCTGACTCGCCGACCAGTTTTTTTGATACCCGGGCAGATTCCGATCTCACCAACAAGGCATTGTTTGGCGAAATCACCTACACCGTCAGCGATCGGCTGGAGCTGCTGGCAGGCGTCAGGGCTTTTGAGATCGAGACCGGCTCACGAGCCAATGAACTACAATCGCCCTTCGGTGAGCCCGTGGGCCTGCAGGACCCCTTGAGCGCGGAATCCGACGATATCATCTACAAACTGCAGGCCTCCTATCGCTTCAATGAGGATATTCTGGCCTATCTGGTCTACTCCGAGGGCTTTCGCGAAGGCGGCGCCAACCCCCTCAACCTGAACACCGAGGGCGGCCTGCCGGTACCGCGTGGCTACCAGCCCGACTTCGTCAAGAATATCGAGCTGGGCTGGAAAACCGAGTGGCTGGACCGGCAACTGCGTTTCAACGGCGCGATCTATGCGATGCAGTGGGAGGATATTCAGGTCGGCCTGCTGGACCAAACCCAGGCCTTTGAGTACGTCGCCAATGCCGGCGAAGCGGACCTTTTGGGTATAGAGCTGGAATCTGTGCTGCAGCCACGGGCCCTGCCGGGCTTCAGCATCCGCTGGAACGCCAGCTACTCTGAGCAGACCCTGGCGGAGGACACTCCGGGTTACCAGGCCGGCGACATTAGCGCCGGCCGGGATGGCGACAAGCTGCCCGACACCTTCCCGTTTTCAGCCGGAATTATTGTACAGCAGCAATTTACCCTGGCAGGCTACCAGGCTCACGTCGCGTTCGATGCCTCCTACACCGGCAAGGCCCTTACAACCTTTTCCAGGCGCTCCAGTGATGCCCGCGAATACGGCGACTACATTCTCGCAGGTGCCCGTGTGGGGGCCGACATCGAGCGCTGGCAAACGGCGCTGTATGTGACCAATATCGGCGATGTCAGGGAGCCGGTAAACTGGACCGTGGAAGCCCTCGAAGGCATCCCGGACCGCATCCTGACGACCCAGCCGCGCACGGTAGGAGTATCAGTCAGCTATGAATTCTGA